Proteins encoded in a region of the Myxococcales bacterium genome:
- a CDS encoding SUMF1/EgtB/PvdO family nonheme iron enzyme, which translates to MLVPTEQQWVWAARGNAQRAFPWGEDEDSGRACSDRAKEGTCEVTAHPRGATPEGVVGLVGNVSELVETGVNGTRAMGGDYRKAVKDLRPYSGRSADSAPEIGVRCVTR; encoded by the coding sequence GTGCTCGTCCCTACCGAGCAGCAGTGGGTGTGGGCGGCGCGCGGGAACGCGCAGCGCGCTTTCCCGTGGGGAGAGGACGAAGACTCCGGGCGCGCCTGCTCGGATCGCGCGAAGGAGGGCACCTGCGAGGTGACGGCGCACCCGCGCGGGGCCACGCCGGAGGGCGTCGTCGGGCTCGTGGGCAACGTCTCGGAGCTCGTAGAGACGGGCGTGAACGGCACGCGCGCGATGGGCGGCGACTACAGGAAGGCGGTGAAGGACCTCCGCCCCTACTCGGGGCGCTCCGCCGACAGCGCGCCCGAGATTGGAGTGCGCTGCGTGACGCGCTGA
- a CDS encoding protein kinase produces the protein MDSAHATKVCSACGGKYPQDALFCPADGAPLQSSTSSARGGEGPDPYLGREISGHIEVKQLAGVGAMGRVYRAYQKGIDRDVAVKVLHRELSANKQLVARFTREAKVASRLQHPNAVQVHLAGQLPDGAMYMVMEFLDGLSLQSALAASSGAMPLGRALHIGLQLCDAVGEAHTQGIVHRDLKPENVMLVRRGDDADFVKVLDFGIARINWGEQSMATAAGLIFGTARYISPEGAKGEGVNPPGDVYSIATLLFQMLSGRTPFESDQAVALLLQQIHDTPPSLVSVPRASYVPTPIADVIMRGLAKDPAARFPDARAFGRALAEGALRAGLSGSDLGPLAVGSGGGGLLKLVSLERTRQLELSSDLQERMAAPPASRQRPSGTEVPPPSSLPGNATVRWSPADPIPAARPLDTTLDDTSAPPAPVAPVALAPPTVESREVQPATPSFPPTPTPPPARSSRARLTTAAPDDDLDEHEPPRASARQGRTSLVTIVLVCFAMGVLLSIGVAYKLGRIGPDRALEAELARSQAALLAHRLYEPPGDNVREITALALQRWPREPRLLEVRGRACDELVTLARVERNAPESLRIAKIATDLDPTDPSAKRLVEDLESEVAKLVPPEPTTAPLASGKPPGPSTGPGPAPAPGHSTAQTSLDVSPAAPRVGQTVAFVGRAPAKGKIVDPAFTVSGTTLAPARMPALPAGPGVYRGAFAFLQPGAYQVVFTAAVDGAPTRVERTVTAAALGAPAPTSAPTTDPPDNPPLPTAPTAPTAAPSSSSARWL, from the coding sequence GTGGACTCCGCCCACGCGACGAAGGTGTGCTCAGCGTGTGGCGGCAAGTACCCCCAAGACGCGCTGTTCTGCCCGGCCGACGGCGCGCCCCTCCAGAGCAGCACGAGCTCGGCCCGCGGCGGCGAGGGGCCCGATCCGTATCTGGGCCGCGAGATCTCCGGCCACATCGAGGTCAAGCAGCTCGCCGGCGTGGGCGCCATGGGCCGCGTCTACCGCGCCTACCAGAAGGGCATCGACCGCGACGTGGCCGTCAAGGTGCTCCACCGCGAGCTGTCCGCGAACAAGCAGCTCGTCGCGCGGTTCACCCGCGAGGCCAAGGTCGCCTCGCGCCTGCAGCACCCCAACGCCGTGCAGGTCCACCTCGCAGGTCAGCTGCCCGACGGCGCCATGTACATGGTCATGGAGTTCCTCGACGGCCTGTCGCTCCAGAGCGCCCTCGCGGCCTCGTCGGGCGCCATGCCGCTCGGGCGGGCGCTGCACATCGGCCTGCAGCTCTGCGACGCCGTCGGCGAAGCGCACACCCAGGGCATCGTGCACCGCGACCTCAAGCCCGAGAACGTGATGCTCGTGCGCCGGGGCGACGACGCCGACTTCGTCAAGGTTCTTGACTTCGGCATCGCGCGCATCAACTGGGGCGAGCAGTCGATGGCGACCGCCGCCGGGCTCATCTTCGGCACCGCGCGCTACATCTCGCCCGAGGGCGCGAAGGGCGAGGGGGTGAACCCCCCGGGCGACGTGTACTCGATCGCCACCCTGCTCTTTCAGATGCTCTCGGGGCGCACCCCGTTCGAGAGCGACCAGGCCGTGGCGCTGCTCCTCCAGCAGATCCACGACACGCCGCCGTCGCTCGTCAGCGTCCCGCGCGCGTCGTACGTGCCGACCCCCATCGCCGACGTCATCATGCGCGGGCTCGCGAAGGATCCCGCGGCGCGCTTCCCCGACGCACGCGCCTTCGGCCGCGCCCTGGCCGAGGGAGCGCTGCGCGCGGGCCTCTCGGGCAGCGATCTTGGCCCGCTCGCGGTGGGCTCCGGCGGCGGCGGCCTCCTCAAGCTCGTGAGCCTCGAGCGCACGCGCCAGCTCGAGCTCTCGTCTGACCTGCAAGAGCGCATGGCCGCCCCACCCGCGTCGCGGCAGCGCCCGAGCGGCACCGAGGTGCCCCCGCCGAGCTCGCTCCCGGGCAACGCCACCGTCCGGTGGAGCCCCGCCGATCCCATCCCCGCGGCGCGCCCGCTCGACACCACGCTGGACGACACGTCCGCCCCGCCCGCGCCCGTCGCTCCCGTCGCGCTCGCGCCGCCCACGGTCGAGTCGCGCGAGGTGCAACCCGCCACGCCGTCCTTCCCGCCCACGCCGACGCCACCGCCCGCGCGCTCCAGCCGCGCGCGCCTCACGACCGCCGCGCCCGACGACGACCTCGACGAGCACGAGCCCCCGCGGGCCTCCGCGCGCCAGGGCCGCACCTCGCTCGTGACCATCGTCCTCGTCTGCTTCGCGATGGGCGTGCTGCTGTCGATAGGTGTAGCCTACAAGCTTGGCCGCATCGGCCCCGACCGCGCCCTCGAGGCCGAGCTCGCGCGCTCCCAGGCCGCGCTCCTCGCGCACCGGCTCTACGAACCGCCGGGCGACAACGTGCGGGAAATCACGGCGCTCGCGCTCCAGCGCTGGCCGCGCGAGCCGCGGCTGCTCGAGGTGCGGGGGCGCGCCTGCGACGAGCTCGTGACCCTGGCGCGCGTCGAACGGAACGCGCCCGAGTCGCTCCGCATCGCGAAGATCGCGACCGACCTCGACCCCACCGATCCCTCGGCGAAGCGCCTCGTCGAGGACCTCGAGAGCGAGGTCGCCAAGCTCGTGCCGCCGGAGCCCACGACCGCGCCCCTCGCCTCTGGAAAGCCGCCCGGGCCTTCCACGGGCCCTGGTCCCGCGCCGGCGCCCGGTCACTCCACCGCGCAGACCTCGCTCGACGTCTCGCCCGCGGCGCCGCGCGTGGGACAGACCGTCGCGTTCGTCGGCCGGGCCCCGGCGAAGGGAAAGATCGTCGATCCCGCGTTCACCGTGTCGGGCACCACGCTCGCCCCCGCCCGCATGCCCGCGCTCCCCGCCGGGCCCGGCGTCTACCGCGGCGCCTTCGCCTTCCTCCAGCCGGGCGCTTACCAGGTGGTGTTCACGGCCGCCGTCGACGGCGCGCCCACGCGCGTGGAGCGCACGGTGACCGCGGCGGCGCTCGGCGCTCCCGCGCCCACCTCCGCGCCCACGACCGACCCGCCCGACAACCCGCCTCTCCCCACCGCGCCCACGGCCCCCACGGCCGCGCCCTCGAGCTCCAGCGCGCGATGGCTGTAG
- a CDS encoding NAD-dependent epimerase/dehydratase family protein: MSKPVVLVTGANGEIGRTLLERLHTDGRYRAVTVDLTPLPERYRPLCLETYAGNIMDKYLLDQVAAHHEIEVVFHLAALLSTRGERDPELAHQVNVEGTLHLLRVAQNQSGRLGRPVRFVFPSSIAVYGLPDLETKARAARVAEGDHNVPITMYGCNKLYCEHLGRYFTQHFRQLGALSTAARLDFRALRFPGLISAETVPTGGTSDFGPEMLHAAARGEPYSCFVRPDTRIPFMAMPDAVNALVALLEADRASLTDNVYNVGAFSLSAAEIEARVREHYPKAEIAYAPDPVRNKICDSWPEDVDDARARRDWGWKPMWDVERAFEEYLLPTIRKRYANR; the protein is encoded by the coding sequence ATGTCGAAGCCTGTCGTCCTCGTCACTGGCGCCAACGGAGAGATCGGTCGCACGCTGCTCGAGCGGCTCCACACCGACGGGCGCTACCGCGCCGTCACCGTCGATCTCACGCCGCTGCCGGAGCGCTACCGCCCGCTGTGCCTCGAGACCTACGCGGGCAACATCATGGACAAGTACCTGCTCGATCAGGTCGCGGCGCACCACGAGATCGAGGTCGTGTTCCACCTCGCGGCGCTGCTGTCCACGCGCGGCGAGCGCGATCCCGAGCTCGCCCACCAGGTGAACGTGGAGGGCACGCTGCACCTCTTGCGGGTCGCGCAGAACCAGTCGGGGCGGCTGGGGCGGCCCGTCCGCTTCGTGTTCCCGAGCAGCATCGCGGTGTACGGTCTCCCCGACCTCGAGACCAAGGCGCGCGCGGCGCGCGTGGCCGAGGGCGACCACAACGTGCCCATCACGATGTACGGGTGCAACAAACTCTACTGCGAGCACCTCGGCCGCTATTTCACGCAGCACTTTCGGCAGCTCGGCGCGCTCTCCACGGCGGCCCGCCTCGATTTTCGCGCGCTGCGCTTCCCGGGGCTCATCTCCGCCGAGACCGTCCCGACGGGCGGCACGAGCGACTTCGGCCCCGAGATGCTCCACGCCGCCGCGCGCGGGGAGCCGTACTCGTGCTTCGTGCGGCCGGACACGCGCATCCCGTTCATGGCCATGCCCGACGCGGTCAACGCGCTCGTGGCCCTGCTCGAGGCCGACCGCGCCTCCCTGACCGACAACGTGTACAACGTGGGCGCGTTCAGCCTCTCTGCGGCGGAGATTGAGGCGCGCGTACGGGAGCACTACCCGAAGGCCGAGATCGCCTACGCGCCCGATCCCGTGCGCAACAAAATCTGCGACTCCTGGCCGGAGGACGTGGACGACGCGCGCGCGCGGCGCGACTGGGGCTGGAAGCCGATGTGGGACGTGGAGCGCGCGTTCGAGGAGTACCTGCTCCCCACGATCCGAAAGCGCTACGCCAACCGCTGA
- a CDS encoding PepSY-associated TM helix domain-containing protein, with protein MVDARAEAAIEADERAAPAEKASAGRGAKTAKSAAATVRPWVRAIHRDIGYVAVGLTVVYAVSGLAVNHLTDWKDGDASFVSYSIERQVGALPAPTGDDAADDRAVAAAVLAKLGIREAPRETYRVGEGLLDLTFDKRTLHVETKTGRVVDEGQRARFFLRAANWLHLNRGKKAWTYAADAYAAALLFLAFSGLFMIPGRKGLFGRGSVLVGVGVALPVAYVVLSGGP; from the coding sequence ATGGTTGACGCCCGCGCCGAGGCGGCGATCGAAGCGGATGAGCGCGCGGCGCCCGCGGAGAAGGCGAGCGCGGGGAGAGGGGCAAAGACCGCGAAGTCGGCCGCGGCCACCGTGCGTCCTTGGGTGCGCGCGATCCACCGCGACATCGGCTACGTGGCCGTGGGCCTCACCGTGGTGTACGCGGTGTCGGGGCTCGCGGTGAACCACCTCACCGACTGGAAAGACGGCGACGCGAGCTTCGTGAGCTACTCGATCGAGCGGCAGGTCGGCGCGCTGCCCGCGCCCACGGGCGACGACGCCGCCGACGATCGCGCCGTCGCCGCCGCCGTGCTCGCGAAGCTCGGCATCCGAGAGGCGCCGCGCGAGACCTACCGCGTGGGCGAGGGGCTGCTCGACCTCACGTTCGACAAGCGCACGCTCCACGTGGAGACCAAGACCGGTCGCGTGGTGGACGAAGGCCAGCGGGCGCGCTTCTTCCTCCGCGCCGCCAACTGGCTGCACCTGAACCGCGGCAAGAAGGCGTGGACCTACGCGGCGGACGCGTACGCCGCGGCGCTGCTGTTTCTGGCGTTCTCTGGGCTCTTCATGATCCCCGGGCGCAAGGGGCTGTTCGGCCGTGGCTCGGTGCTGGTGGGCGTCGGCGTCGCGCTGCCGGTCGCGTACGTCGTGCTCTCGGGCGGGCCCTGA
- a CDS encoding flagellar biosynthetic protein FliR, with amino-acid sequence MGPELGVFDQVVRAFALEGTGFGLARGFARLLPTTLLVPAFGLRGLPVTVRASMALCLAFAISPALSGAAPEVGGPIVTLALDVLRGLPLAIASAVPMWAASMAGGLFDELRGARLEARLPAVADAESPSATLLTLLGGVFFFATGGPASIARAVVRAEVGDDLVVHTVGTLAAGVTLALVVGGPLVAAGVTVAAAQAVLSRSPLASLRGALPSLRAVTLLAFFAVALERVAALLAMAP; translated from the coding sequence GTGGGGCCCGAGCTCGGCGTGTTCGACCAGGTCGTGCGGGCGTTCGCGCTCGAGGGCACGGGCTTCGGGCTCGCGCGGGGGTTCGCGCGCTTGCTCCCGACCACGCTGCTCGTGCCGGCGTTCGGCTTGCGCGGGCTGCCCGTCACCGTCCGCGCGTCGATGGCGCTGTGCCTCGCGTTCGCGATCTCGCCGGCGCTGTCGGGCGCGGCGCCGGAGGTGGGCGGGCCGATCGTGACCTTGGCCCTCGACGTGCTGCGCGGCCTGCCGCTCGCGATCGCGAGCGCCGTGCCCATGTGGGCCGCGAGCATGGCGGGCGGCCTGTTCGACGAGCTGCGCGGCGCGCGGCTCGAGGCGCGCCTGCCCGCCGTGGCCGACGCCGAGTCGCCGAGCGCGACCCTCCTCACGCTGCTGGGCGGCGTGTTCTTCTTCGCGACCGGAGGGCCGGCGAGCATCGCGCGGGCGGTGGTGCGCGCCGAGGTGGGCGACGACCTCGTGGTGCACACGGTGGGGACGCTCGCGGCCGGGGTGACCCTCGCGCTCGTGGTGGGCGGCCCGCTGGTCGCGGCGGGCGTCACCGTCGCGGCCGCGCAGGCGGTGCTCTCGCGGAGCCCGCTCGCATCGCTCCGTGGCGCGCTCCCGAGCCTCCGCGCCGTCACGCTGCTCGCGTTCTTCGCCGTGGCGCTGGAGCGGGTCGCGGCGCTGCTCGCGATGGCGCCCTAG
- a CDS encoding molybdopterin-dependent oxidoreductase, which translates to MRDPFQPSMSRRIFLGGLTAGTVVTALAGARYVLAGEEAERHARSTLRADGRPRLPPGQYLLQRLRPMGGTEGDPSPGAFRLRVHGEVDAPYTLDFAELLRMPQVTQTCDVHCVTKWTVLDAGWTGVRLSDLAARARVRPGARHVIFEAAAGYTSNVTLREAMAPNVLVAHKLNGGSIPRPHGPPVRALVPDAYFWKSAKWLTGIKFVARDEPGYWEVRGYHNHADPWREERHG; encoded by the coding sequence ATGCGCGATCCCTTCCAGCCTTCCATGAGCCGTCGCATCTTCCTCGGTGGCCTCACCGCGGGCACCGTCGTCACCGCGCTCGCGGGGGCGCGGTACGTGCTCGCCGGCGAGGAGGCCGAGCGCCACGCGCGCAGCACCCTGCGTGCCGACGGTCGCCCGCGCCTTCCGCCCGGGCAATACCTGCTGCAGCGCCTGCGCCCCATGGGCGGAACCGAGGGCGATCCCAGCCCTGGGGCCTTTCGCCTGCGCGTGCACGGCGAGGTCGATGCACCCTACACGCTCGACTTCGCCGAGCTGCTCCGCATGCCTCAAGTCACGCAGACCTGCGACGTGCACTGCGTGACCAAGTGGACGGTGCTCGACGCCGGGTGGACCGGGGTGCGCCTCTCGGACCTCGCCGCGCGCGCACGGGTGCGGCCCGGTGCGCGGCACGTCATCTTCGAGGCGGCGGCGGGCTACACCTCGAACGTCACGCTCCGAGAGGCCATGGCCCCGAACGTGCTCGTCGCTCACAAGCTGAACGGCGGCAGCATCCCGCGTCCGCACGGCCCTCCGGTCCGCGCGCTCGTGCCCGACGCCTACTTCTGGAAGAGCGCGAAGTGGCTGACGGGCATCAAGTTCGTCGCGCGCGACGAGCCCGGCTACTGGGAGGTGCGCGGGTACCACAACCACGCCGATCCCTGGCGGGAGGAGCGTCATGGTTGA
- a CDS encoding family 43 glycosylhydrolase gives MSSPSRASVLGLVALVAMVALVACGGSEPGGALVEPSASTAVTPPPPPPSAPPSAPPPSDASVPPSPFGVRADYFDGFHDLVLTRTEPAVALRLADGVAPHDKVRAVLYSVRYTAALEIAAEGVYELVARSDDGVRVFVDGKLAVDDFTIHALTETRAKVTLTRGAHALRVDYFQHRGAAELELLWTPPGGRTEPIPPAALKPAAAAPTDAAGVKLPGPVPTFTNPVVPFDCPDPGVLRDGGARPTYYMVCTGGTMAIRSSDDLVAWAATGKSILPSGKASWSANGARNWAPEIHKVGARYVAYYTAADGADRLAIGAASAPSPLGPWVDRGGPLVTDAMGAIDATFFQDDDGKRYLYWKVDGNATGRPTPILVRELAATGLDFAPGSTATTVLTNDASTFEGGVVEAPWVVKRSGVYYMFYSANVYDDRYRTGVARGPSPRGPFTKRGAPLLGNNARWVGPGHGSVVTTHGVDLFFHHAWPALPNGKHDTSKGRHGLIAPITWKAGWPELGTGTSVTAPIPWP, from the coding sequence GTGTCCTCGCCCTCCCGCGCCTCGGTGCTCGGCCTCGTCGCGCTCGTCGCGATGGTCGCGCTCGTCGCGTGCGGTGGATCCGAGCCTGGCGGGGCGCTGGTCGAACCCTCGGCCTCGACCGCCGTCACGCCGCCGCCGCCGCCACCAAGCGCCCCGCCGAGCGCCCCGCCGCCGTCCGACGCGTCGGTCCCGCCGTCACCGTTCGGTGTGCGCGCCGACTACTTCGACGGCTTCCACGATCTCGTCCTCACGCGGACCGAGCCGGCCGTCGCCCTGCGGCTCGCCGATGGCGTCGCGCCGCACGACAAGGTCCGGGCGGTCCTCTATTCGGTGCGGTACACGGCCGCCCTGGAGATCGCGGCCGAGGGCGTGTACGAGCTCGTCGCGCGGAGCGACGACGGGGTCCGCGTCTTCGTGGACGGCAAGCTGGCCGTCGACGATTTCACGATCCACGCGCTCACCGAGACCCGCGCCAAGGTGACCCTCACGCGCGGCGCCCACGCGCTCCGCGTGGACTATTTCCAACACCGCGGCGCGGCGGAGCTCGAGCTCCTGTGGACTCCGCCGGGCGGTCGCACCGAGCCCATTCCACCCGCCGCGCTGAAGCCTGCCGCCGCCGCCCCCACCGACGCGGCTGGCGTGAAGCTCCCTGGGCCCGTGCCTACCTTCACGAACCCCGTAGTGCCCTTCGACTGCCCCGACCCTGGGGTGCTGCGCGACGGCGGCGCGCGCCCGACGTATTACATGGTGTGCACGGGCGGCACGATGGCCATCCGCTCGTCGGACGACCTCGTGGCGTGGGCGGCGACGGGCAAGTCGATCTTGCCGAGCGGGAAGGCCTCGTGGTCGGCGAACGGCGCGCGCAACTGGGCACCAGAGATCCACAAGGTGGGCGCGCGCTACGTGGCCTATTACACCGCGGCCGACGGCGCCGACAGGCTCGCGATCGGCGCCGCGAGCGCGCCCTCGCCGCTCGGGCCCTGGGTCGATCGCGGGGGCCCGCTCGTCACCGACGCGATGGGGGCGATCGACGCGACGTTCTTTCAGGACGACGACGGCAAGCGGTACCTGTACTGGAAGGTGGATGGCAACGCGACGGGCCGCCCGACCCCCATCCTGGTGCGCGAGCTCGCGGCCACGGGGCTCGACTTCGCCCCCGGCTCCACCGCGACCACGGTGCTCACGAACGACGCGAGCACCTTCGAGGGCGGCGTGGTCGAGGCGCCGTGGGTCGTGAAGCGAAGCGGGGTCTACTACATGTTCTACAGCGCGAACGTGTACGACGATCGGTACCGCACCGGCGTCGCGCGAGGCCCGTCCCCGCGCGGCCCGTTCACGAAGCGCGGCGCGCCGCTGCTCGGCAACAACGCCCGATGGGTCGGCCCGGGTCACGGCTCGGTCGTGACGACGCACGGGGTCGATCTGTTCTTTCACCACGCGTGGCCAGCGCTCCCGAACGGCAAACACGACACGTCCAAGGGGCGCCACGGGCTCATCGCCCCGATCACGTGGAAGGCGGGCTGGCCGGAGCTAGGCACGGGGACCTCGGTCACCGCGCCGATCCCCTGGCCGTAA
- a CDS encoding thiolase family protein, with protein sequence MRREVFVLGSSTTQFRRWPERTHRDLLREAYTAALEDAGVDPARVEGAWFGSAAMHHFGQANIRGQVAMAPLAREMPSGLYPQHAPIVNVEGGCATGALCLASACHAVAAGACDVAVAVGVEKVFMPEAPEKMLALFNGGMDQLHPEEWRALYTELAPSSGTSYAPRADRSAILDAVALGAAWHMKTYGTTLEALARVASKNHGHGVHNPNAQYREAMSVDAVLADKPVVFPFTRAMCAPMSDGAAAVLVGSAEALAGAPARAHPSRGARDGERRALTLRGRLGDARGRAAGLRARGHRSMQNTRSGGPRLDRVRRARRARGSRPLRPRRGRPVHRERGHGARRRAPREHLRRPRVEGSPARRVRPRDGA encoded by the coding sequence GTGAGGCGCGAGGTCTTTGTCCTCGGCAGCTCGACCACCCAGTTTCGTCGGTGGCCGGAGCGCACGCACCGCGATCTCCTGCGCGAGGCGTACACCGCGGCGCTCGAAGACGCGGGCGTCGACCCGGCGCGCGTGGAGGGCGCGTGGTTCGGGAGCGCCGCCATGCACCACTTCGGTCAAGCGAACATCCGCGGACAGGTGGCGATGGCGCCGCTCGCGCGAGAGATGCCCTCCGGCCTCTACCCGCAGCACGCGCCGATCGTGAACGTCGAGGGCGGCTGCGCGACGGGCGCGCTGTGCCTCGCGTCGGCGTGCCACGCGGTCGCGGCCGGCGCCTGCGACGTGGCCGTCGCGGTCGGCGTGGAGAAGGTGTTCATGCCCGAGGCCCCCGAGAAGATGCTCGCGCTCTTCAACGGCGGGATGGACCAGCTGCACCCCGAGGAGTGGCGTGCACTCTACACGGAGCTCGCGCCGTCGAGCGGCACGTCGTACGCGCCCCGAGCCGACCGCAGCGCCATCCTCGACGCGGTCGCGCTTGGCGCCGCGTGGCACATGAAGACGTACGGCACGACGCTGGAGGCCCTGGCGCGCGTCGCGTCGAAGAACCACGGGCATGGGGTGCACAACCCGAACGCGCAGTACCGCGAGGCGATGTCGGTCGACGCGGTCCTCGCCGACAAGCCCGTCGTCTTCCCGTTCACGCGCGCGATGTGCGCGCCGATGAGCGACGGGGCGGCGGCGGTGCTCGTGGGGTCGGCCGAGGCGTTGGCGGGCGCGCCCGCGCGCGCGCATCCGAGTCGCGGGGCTCGGGATGGCGAACGGCGGGCGCTCACGCTTCGAGGACGACTCGGTGACGCGCGTGGCCGCGCGGCGGGCCTTCGCGCGCGCGGGCATCGATCCATGCAAAATACACGTAGCGGAGGTCCACGACTCGACCGCGTTCGCCGAGCTCGCCGCGCTCGAGGATCTCGGCCTCTGCGCCCGCGGCGAGGGCGGCCCGTTCACCGAGAGCGGGGCCACGGCGCGCGGCGGCGCGCTCCCCGTGAACACCTCCGGCGGCCTCGAGTCGAAGGGTCACCCGCTCGCCGCGTCCGGCCTCGCGATGGTGCATGA